A stretch of Shinella zoogloeoides DNA encodes these proteins:
- a CDS encoding carbohydrate ABC transporter permease produces the protein MTGQAHTGRPSRLFRNLNAKIASIPMMLTAVVIFLGGTIWTVVYSFTNSKLLPRAKFVGFDQYERLWSAPRWIVSIENLAIYGVFTLVFSLVMGFVLAALMDQKIRFENTFRTIFLYPFALSFIVTGLVWQWILNPEFGVQSVVRALGWESFAFDPLYNAEIVIYGVLIAGLWQGTGLVMCLLLAGLRGIDEDIWKAARVDGIPMWKTYLFIVVPMMRPVFITTLVIIASGIVKVYDLVVAQTSGGPGISSEVPAKYVYDYMFLAQNLGQGFAASTMMLVTVAIIIVPWAYLEFGGRKRG, from the coding sequence ATGACGGGCCAGGCACACACCGGTCGCCCCAGCAGGCTTTTTCGCAATCTGAACGCCAAGATTGCCTCCATTCCCATGATGCTCACCGCCGTCGTCATCTTTCTCGGCGGCACGATCTGGACGGTCGTCTACTCGTTCACCAATTCCAAGCTTTTGCCGCGCGCCAAGTTCGTCGGTTTCGACCAGTACGAGCGGCTATGGAGCGCGCCGCGCTGGATCGTCTCCATCGAGAATCTCGCCATCTACGGTGTCTTCACGCTGGTCTTCAGCCTCGTGATGGGTTTCGTGCTGGCGGCGCTGATGGACCAGAAGATCCGTTTCGAGAACACGTTCCGCACGATCTTCCTCTATCCCTTCGCGCTCTCCTTCATCGTCACCGGCCTCGTCTGGCAATGGATCCTGAACCCGGAATTCGGCGTGCAGTCCGTGGTGCGCGCGCTCGGCTGGGAGAGCTTTGCCTTCGATCCGCTCTATAACGCCGAGATCGTCATCTACGGCGTGCTGATCGCCGGCCTCTGGCAGGGCACGGGTCTCGTCATGTGCCTGCTGCTCGCGGGCCTGCGCGGCATCGACGAGGATATCTGGAAGGCCGCGCGGGTCGACGGCATTCCGATGTGGAAGACCTATCTCTTCATCGTCGTTCCCATGATGCGCCCCGTCTTCATCACCACGCTCGTCATCATCGCGAGCGGCATCGTCAAGGTCTACGACCTCGTGGTGGCGCAGACGAGCGGCGGGCCGGGCATTTCGTCCGAAGTGCCGGCGAAATATGTCTACGACTACATGTTCCTCGCCCAGAACCTCGGCCAGGGCTTCGCCGCCTCCACCATGATGCTCGTCACGGTCGCCATCATCATCGTGCCATGGGCCTATCTCGAATTCGGAGGACGCAAGCGTGGCTGA
- a CDS encoding LacI family transcriptional regulator translates to MDRTKSEGRTTTAPPSSERPTLKTIAFMTGLGITTVSRALKDAPDISSETKERVRLVARQIGYQPNRAGVRLRTGKTNVISLILSLEEEIMGLTSPMVVGISEVLAATQYHLVVTPYRTQGNALDPVRYVLETGAADGVIISRTEPKDPRVALMMERNFPFVTHGRTEMGLSHPYHDFDNERFAYEAVRKLVERGRKRLVLLQPPPYLTFYLHMRAGFEKGIRDFGATAVPFSGVDIDNSLVDIRAAAEAMFDAPGAPDGIVSGSGSGAIALIAALEAKGRRLGQDIDLVSKEPHVLLQWLRPEVMTMREDIRLAGRELAKAVLARIEGRPSEELQTLSYPIPTGEM, encoded by the coding sequence ATGGACAGGACGAAAAGCGAAGGCCGCACGACGACAGCGCCGCCCTCCAGCGAGCGGCCGACACTGAAGACGATCGCCTTCATGACCGGCCTCGGCATCACCACCGTCTCGCGCGCGCTGAAGGATGCGCCCGACATCAGCAGCGAGACCAAGGAGCGCGTGCGCCTCGTCGCGCGGCAGATCGGCTACCAGCCGAACCGGGCGGGCGTGCGCCTGAGAACCGGCAAGACCAATGTCATCAGCCTGATCCTCAGCCTCGAGGAAGAGATCATGGGCCTGACCAGCCCGATGGTGGTGGGCATTTCGGAAGTGCTGGCCGCCACGCAGTACCATCTCGTGGTGACGCCCTACCGCACGCAGGGCAACGCGCTCGACCCGGTGCGCTACGTGCTGGAGACCGGCGCGGCCGACGGCGTGATCATCTCGCGCACCGAGCCGAAGGATCCGCGCGTCGCGCTGATGATGGAGCGCAACTTTCCCTTCGTCACGCATGGCCGCACCGAGATGGGCCTCTCCCACCCCTATCACGACTTCGACAACGAGCGCTTCGCCTATGAGGCGGTGCGAAAGCTGGTCGAGCGCGGACGCAAGCGGCTCGTTCTGCTCCAGCCGCCGCCTTATCTCACCTTCTACCTGCACATGCGGGCCGGCTTCGAGAAAGGCATCCGCGATTTCGGCGCGACGGCCGTGCCCTTCAGCGGCGTCGATATCGACAACAGCCTCGTCGATATCCGCGCGGCCGCCGAAGCCATGTTCGACGCGCCCGGCGCACCGGACGGCATCGTCTCGGGCAGCGGGTCGGGCGCCATCGCGCTCATCGCGGCACTGGAGGCCAAGGGCCGCAGGCTCGGGCAGGATATCGACCTGGTCTCCAAGGAACCGCATGTCCTGCTGCAATGGCTGCGGCCGGAGGTCATGACCATGCGCGAGGATATCCGCCTCGCCGGCCGGGAACTCGCCAAAGCCGTCCTCGCCCGCATCGAGGGGCGTCCGTCGGAGGAATTGCAGACGCTGAGCTACCCCATCCCGACGGGAGAGATGTAG
- a CDS encoding ABC transporter ATP-binding protein gives MQHSVSIKDLSLSFGAVNVLQDLNLDIGEGEFLVLLGSSGCGKSTLLNCIAGLLEPTGGQIFIKDKNVTWEEPKDRGIGMVFQSYALYPQMTVEKNLSFGLQVARMPKAEIDRRVARAAEILQIGPLLKRKPSALSGGQRQRVAIGRALVRDVDVFLFDEPLSNLDAKLRSELRVEIKRLHQSLKNTMIYVTHDQIEALTLADRIAIMKSGVIQQLADPNTIYNAPKNMFVAGFIGSPSMNFLRGEIVERGGKPAFTVNGVDVSLDGYAAGEALQPGRKVVLGVRPEHVKVNEDAPGIESHQATVDIEEPMGADNLLWLKHAGHTMSVRVAGARRFAPGTAVKLSFDMGLASLFDAETEERI, from the coding sequence ATGCAGCATTCCGTCTCCATCAAGGACCTTTCGCTTTCTTTCGGCGCGGTCAACGTGTTGCAGGACCTCAACCTCGATATCGGGGAGGGCGAGTTTCTCGTGCTGCTCGGTTCTTCCGGCTGCGGCAAGTCTACCCTGCTCAACTGCATCGCCGGCCTGCTGGAGCCGACCGGCGGGCAGATCTTCATCAAGGACAAGAATGTTACCTGGGAGGAGCCGAAGGACCGCGGTATCGGTATGGTGTTCCAGTCCTATGCGCTCTATCCGCAGATGACGGTGGAGAAGAACCTTTCCTTCGGCCTGCAGGTCGCCCGCATGCCGAAGGCCGAGATCGACAGGCGCGTCGCCCGTGCCGCCGAAATCCTCCAGATCGGCCCGCTCCTGAAACGCAAGCCCTCGGCGCTCTCCGGCGGCCAGCGCCAGCGCGTGGCGATCGGCCGGGCGCTGGTGCGCGACGTCGATGTCTTCCTGTTCGACGAGCCGCTGTCCAACCTCGACGCGAAGCTGCGCTCGGAGCTGCGCGTGGAAATCAAGCGGCTGCACCAGTCGCTCAAGAACACGATGATCTACGTCACCCACGACCAGATCGAGGCGCTGACGCTGGCCGACCGCATCGCCATCATGAAGAGCGGTGTCATCCAGCAGCTCGCCGATCCGAACACGATCTACAATGCGCCGAAGAACATGTTCGTCGCCGGCTTTATCGGCTCGCCCTCGATGAATTTCCTGCGCGGGGAGATCGTGGAACGGGGTGGCAAGCCGGCCTTCACTGTGAACGGCGTCGACGTCTCTCTTGATGGCTACGCGGCCGGCGAGGCGCTTCAGCCGGGCCGCAAGGTCGTGCTCGGCGTGCGGCCGGAGCATGTGAAGGTCAACGAGGACGCTCCCGGTATCGAGTCCCATCAGGCGACCGTCGATATCGAGGAGCCGATGGGGGCGGACAACCTGCTCTGGCTGAAGCACGCCGGCCATACCATGTCCGTCCGCGTTGCCGGCGCGCGCCGCTTTGCGCCCGGCACGGCGGTGAAGCTTTCCTTCGACATGGGGTTGGCCTCGCTGTTCGATGCGGAAACGGAGGAGCGGATCTAG
- a CDS encoding ABC transporter substrate-binding protein has translation MKIRLMAAMLAATAVLPFAAANATDLEVTHWWTSGGEAAAVAELAKAFDATGNKWVDGAIAGSGATARPIMISRITGGDPMAATQFNHGRQAEELVEAGLMRDLTDVATKENWKEVIKPSSLLDSCTIDGKIYCAPVNIHSWQWLWLSNAAFEKAGVAVPKNWDEFVAAAPALEKAGIVPLAIGGQAWQAAGAFDVLMVAIAGKDVYQKVFGEKDADVAAGPDIAKVFKAADDARRMSKGTNVQDWNQATNMVITGKAGGQIMGDWAQGEFALAGQTAGKDYTCLPGLGVNEIISTGGDAFYFPLLKDEEKSKAQEVLASTLVSPVVQVAFNLKKGSLPVRGDVDLAAANDCMKKGLDILAKGNVIEGTDQLLSADSQKQKEDLFSEFFANPSLTAEDAQKRFAEIIASAE, from the coding sequence ATGAAAATTCGCCTTATGGCTGCTATGCTGGCAGCGACCGCGGTCCTGCCGTTCGCCGCAGCCAATGCGACCGATCTCGAAGTGACCCATTGGTGGACGTCCGGCGGGGAGGCCGCGGCGGTCGCCGAGCTGGCGAAGGCCTTCGACGCCACAGGCAACAAGTGGGTAGACGGCGCCATCGCCGGTTCCGGCGCCACGGCCCGTCCGATCATGATCAGCCGCATCACCGGCGGCGACCCGATGGCCGCCACGCAGTTCAACCATGGCCGCCAGGCCGAGGAGCTGGTCGAGGCCGGCCTGATGCGCGACCTCACCGATGTCGCGACCAAGGAGAACTGGAAGGAAGTCATCAAGCCGTCGAGCCTGCTCGATAGCTGCACGATCGACGGCAAGATCTATTGTGCGCCGGTCAACATTCATTCCTGGCAATGGCTATGGCTGTCAAATGCCGCCTTCGAGAAGGCGGGTGTCGCCGTTCCGAAGAACTGGGACGAGTTCGTCGCGGCGGCTCCGGCGCTGGAGAAAGCCGGTATCGTGCCGCTCGCCATTGGCGGACAAGCCTGGCAGGCGGCCGGCGCCTTCGACGTGTTGATGGTCGCCATCGCCGGCAAGGACGTCTACCAGAAGGTGTTCGGCGAGAAGGATGCGGATGTTGCCGCCGGCCCGGATATCGCCAAGGTCTTCAAGGCGGCCGACGATGCGCGCCGCATGTCCAAGGGCACGAACGTACAGGACTGGAACCAAGCCACCAACATGGTCATCACCGGCAAGGCTGGCGGCCAGATCATGGGCGACTGGGCGCAGGGCGAGTTCGCGCTGGCCGGCCAGACGGCGGGCAAGGACTATACCTGCCTTCCGGGCCTCGGCGTGAACGAGATCATCTCGACCGGGGGCGACGCCTTCTACTTCCCGCTGCTCAAGGACGAGGAAAAGTCGAAGGCGCAGGAAGTGCTGGCCTCCACGCTGGTCAGCCCGGTCGTGCAGGTCGCCTTCAACCTGAAGAAGGGTTCGCTGCCGGTGCGCGGCGACGTCGATCTCGCCGCCGCCAACGACTGCATGAAGAAGGGCCTCGACATCCTTGCCAAGGGCAATGTGATCGAGGGCACGGACCAGCTTCTGTCCGCCGACAGCCAGAAGCAGAAGGAGGACCTCTTCTCCGAGTTCTTCGCCAATCCGTCGCTGACCGCGGAAGACGCCCAGAAGCGTTTTGCCGAGATCATCGCTTCGGCGGAGTGA
- the gndA gene encoding NADP-dependent phosphogluconate dehydrogenase, producing the protein MAQAEIGLIGLGVMGSNLALNIAEKGNRIAVFNRTAARTKEFYEEAGDLKGQIVPCETIEEFVAAIRPPRPIIIMIQAGAAVDQQMELLRPYLEKNDIMIDAGNANFRDTMRRFDALKDSGLTFIGMGVSGGEEGARHGPSIMVGGTEDSWKRVEKVLTSIAAKYNDDPCVAWLGENGAGHFVKTIHNGIEYADMQMIAEIYGILRDGLKMSASEIADVFGEWNKGRLESYLIEITEKVLAARDPISGNPMVDMILDKAGQKGTGKWSAIEAQNMGVPATGIEAAVAARSISSFKGEREAAEKILGLPAVPALQVSDRAAFIKDLESALLAGKIGAYAQGFAVMSAASKEYGWNLPMPTIAKIWRAGCIIRSQFLDAITGAFTKTPDAANLIVTPAFADMVKETDGALRRVVSTAALHGLPVPALASALGYFDSYRRGRGTANVIQAQRDFFGAHGFDRVDGADSHHGPWGSGLNG; encoded by the coding sequence GTGGCACAGGCGGAAATCGGTCTTATCGGTCTTGGCGTAATGGGGTCGAACCTTGCGCTCAACATTGCCGAGAAGGGCAACAGGATCGCGGTGTTCAACCGCACGGCGGCGCGCACGAAGGAATTCTACGAGGAGGCCGGCGACCTCAAGGGCCAGATCGTGCCCTGCGAGACGATCGAGGAATTCGTCGCCGCCATCCGCCCGCCGCGTCCCATCATCATCATGATCCAGGCCGGCGCGGCCGTGGACCAGCAGATGGAGCTGCTGCGGCCCTATCTGGAAAAGAACGACATCATGATCGATGCCGGCAACGCGAATTTCCGCGACACGATGCGCCGCTTCGATGCCCTCAAGGATTCGGGCCTGACCTTCATCGGCATGGGCGTTTCCGGCGGCGAGGAGGGCGCGCGCCACGGCCCGTCCATCATGGTCGGCGGCACGGAGGATTCGTGGAAGCGCGTCGAGAAGGTGCTGACCTCGATTGCCGCCAAGTACAATGACGATCCCTGCGTCGCCTGGCTCGGCGAGAACGGTGCTGGCCATTTCGTCAAGACCATCCACAACGGCATCGAATATGCCGACATGCAGATGATCGCCGAAATCTACGGCATCCTGCGCGACGGCCTGAAGATGAGCGCTTCCGAGATTGCCGACGTCTTCGGCGAATGGAACAAGGGACGCCTTGAATCCTACCTCATCGAGATCACGGAGAAGGTGCTTGCGGCCAGGGATCCGATCAGCGGCAATCCCATGGTCGACATGATCCTCGACAAGGCGGGTCAGAAGGGCACCGGCAAGTGGTCGGCCATCGAGGCGCAGAACATGGGCGTGCCGGCGACCGGCATCGAGGCCGCCGTCGCCGCCCGCTCCATCTCCTCCTTCAAGGGCGAGCGTGAGGCGGCCGAAAAGATTCTCGGCCTGCCTGCCGTTCCGGCGCTCCAGGTCTCCGACAGGGCCGCCTTTATCAAGGACCTCGAAAGCGCGCTGCTTGCCGGCAAGATCGGCGCCTATGCGCAGGGCTTCGCCGTCATGTCCGCGGCCTCGAAGGAATATGGCTGGAACCTGCCGATGCCGACGATTGCAAAGATCTGGCGCGCCGGCTGCATCATCCGCTCGCAGTTCCTCGACGCCATCACCGGCGCCTTCACCAAGACGCCGGATGCCGCCAACCTCATCGTCACCCCGGCCTTCGCCGACATGGTCAAGGAGACCGACGGCGCGCTGCGCCGCGTCGTCTCCACCGCCGCATTGCATGGCCTGCCGGTCCCGGCGCTCGCCTCGGCGCTTGGCTATTTCGACAGCTACCGCCGCGGCCGCGGCACGGCCAATGTCATCCAGGCCCAGCGCGACTTCTTCGGCGCGCACGGCTTCGACCGTGTGGACGGCGCGGATAGCCACCACGGTCCGTGGGGTTCGGGGCTGAACGGCTGA
- the ccoS gene encoding cbb3-type cytochrome oxidase assembly protein CcoS — translation MNTLIFLIPIALFLGALGLGAFLWSLKSGQYDDVEGAAWRVLDDGDDKPGQ, via the coding sequence ATGAACACGCTGATCTTCCTCATTCCCATCGCGCTTTTCCTCGGCGCGCTCGGTCTCGGCGCATTCCTCTGGTCGCTCAAGAGCGGCCAGTACGACGATGTCGAGGGAGCCGCATGGCGCGTCCTCGACGATGGCGACGACAAGCCGGGGCAGTGA
- a CDS encoding beta-mannosidase: MTQITDTIDLSGTWRLASTDAAHSAPMRVPGDVHSALLAASLIPDPYAGRNERDVQWVAQQDWAIERSFDLAPEMLEGDWYLDIGSIDTVASVYVNGVLVEDTDNCFRRYRPDVTHALKAGENTVKVLIHSSIAAGAARQAEQPFFIPWHPGNSPIPNGNMLRKPQCHFGWDWNIALAPLGIYGEITLRKLIVARIEHVTTRQFHHADGAVDLYVTATFHAGEPGIMPVHFALGEERVRLDIGVNAGETQLTHMFRIEKPALWWPAGHGEQAIYVVRVETPTETVVRRIGLRQVELITDKDEAGSRFALKVNGREIFCRGANWIPADALPSRITPSGVRDLLQSAVDANMNMLRVWGGGFYEPDWFYDLCDELGLMVWQDFMFACNLYPSTVDFLDNVAAEVDYQVRRLASHPSIVLWCGDNELVGALTWFDASRENRDRYLVSYDRLNRTIEVAMKKAAPGAIWWPSSPASGYLDFGDAWHADGSGDMHYWSVWHENKSFDNYRTVRPRFCSEFGFQSYTSMPVMKTFAEPKDMNIASPVMESHQKNAGGNERIAGTMFRYFRFPKDFPSFVYLSQIQQGLAIRTAVEYWRSLKPHCMGTLYWQLNDTWPVASWSSLDYGGSWKAMHYMVRRFFQPVAVAAIPSKDGETIGFSVVNDTAEAVTVRLDTWFVSLSGERRPYRSAEGVCGPDKAEMLFSVFAADLPEDTLLFWSFEASNGMKGEGHHVSVNYKALDLEAAGLTLDVSPRDDGAFAVSASATGLALHVMLEADVAGRWSDNAFDLTAGERRTVIFTPAERGGAIPEFRWLDLHSCQTNTE, from the coding sequence ATGACCCAGATAACCGACACCATCGACCTCTCCGGCACCTGGCGGCTCGCCAGCACCGATGCCGCCCACAGCGCGCCGATGCGCGTGCCCGGCGACGTGCACAGCGCGCTGCTTGCCGCCAGCCTCATCCCCGATCCCTATGCCGGCCGCAACGAGCGGGACGTGCAATGGGTGGCGCAGCAGGACTGGGCGATCGAGCGCAGCTTCGACCTCGCGCCCGAAATGCTGGAGGGCGACTGGTATCTCGATATCGGCAGCATCGACACCGTCGCCTCCGTCTATGTGAATGGTGTGCTGGTCGAGGACACGGACAATTGCTTCCGCCGTTACCGGCCCGACGTCACCCACGCGCTGAAGGCCGGCGAAAACACGGTGAAGGTGCTGATCCATTCCAGCATCGCGGCCGGCGCGGCGCGGCAGGCGGAGCAGCCTTTCTTCATTCCCTGGCATCCCGGCAATTCGCCGATCCCCAACGGCAATATGCTGCGCAAGCCGCAGTGCCATTTCGGCTGGGACTGGAACATCGCGCTCGCCCCGCTCGGCATCTATGGCGAGATCACCCTGCGCAAGCTGATTGTCGCCCGCATCGAGCATGTCACGACCCGGCAGTTCCACCATGCGGATGGCGCGGTCGACCTCTATGTCACCGCCACCTTCCATGCCGGGGAGCCGGGCATTATGCCGGTGCATTTCGCGCTCGGCGAGGAGCGGGTGCGGCTCGATATCGGCGTCAATGCCGGCGAGACGCAGCTCACCCACATGTTCCGCATCGAGAAGCCGGCGCTCTGGTGGCCGGCGGGGCATGGCGAGCAGGCAATCTATGTCGTGCGTGTCGAGACGCCGACCGAGACGGTCGTGCGCCGTATCGGTCTACGTCAGGTCGAGCTGATCACCGACAAGGACGAGGCCGGCAGCCGTTTCGCGCTGAAGGTCAACGGCCGTGAAATCTTCTGCCGCGGCGCGAACTGGATCCCGGCCGATGCGCTGCCCTCCCGCATCACGCCATCCGGCGTGCGCGACCTCCTGCAATCGGCCGTCGACGCCAACATGAACATGCTCCGTGTCTGGGGCGGCGGCTTCTACGAGCCGGACTGGTTCTACGATCTTTGCGACGAGCTGGGCCTGATGGTCTGGCAGGACTTCATGTTCGCCTGCAACCTCTATCCCTCGACCGTCGATTTCCTCGACAATGTCGCGGCCGAGGTGGATTATCAGGTGAGGCGTCTCGCCTCGCACCCTTCCATCGTGCTCTGGTGCGGCGATAACGAATTGGTGGGCGCATTGACCTGGTTCGATGCCAGCCGCGAGAACCGCGACCGCTACCTCGTCTCCTACGACCGCCTCAACCGCACCATCGAAGTGGCGATGAAGAAGGCTGCACCCGGCGCGATCTGGTGGCCTTCCAGCCCGGCCTCCGGCTATCTCGATTTCGGCGACGCCTGGCATGCCGACGGTTCCGGCGACATGCACTACTGGTCCGTCTGGCACGAGAACAAGTCCTTCGACAATTACCGCACCGTGCGCCCGCGCTTCTGCTCGGAATTCGGCTTCCAGTCCTACACGTCCATGCCCGTGATGAAGACCTTCGCAGAGCCGAAGGACATGAACATCGCATCCCCGGTCATGGAAAGCCACCAGAAGAATGCCGGCGGCAACGAACGCATCGCCGGCACCATGTTCCGCTACTTCCGCTTCCCGAAGGATTTTCCGAGCTTCGTCTATCTCAGCCAGATCCAGCAGGGCCTCGCCATCCGCACGGCCGTCGAATACTGGCGCTCGCTGAAGCCGCACTGCATGGGCACGCTCTACTGGCAGCTCAACGACACCTGGCCGGTCGCCTCCTGGTCGAGCCTCGACTACGGTGGAAGCTGGAAGGCCATGCACTATATGGTGCGCCGCTTCTTCCAGCCCGTCGCCGTCGCCGCCATTCCCTCGAAGGATGGCGAGACCATCGGCTTTTCTGTCGTCAACGACACAGCGGAAGCCGTCACTGTCAGGCTCGACACATGGTTCGTCTCGCTTTCCGGCGAGCGCCGGCCCTATCGCAGCGCCGAAGGCGTCTGCGGGCCGGACAAGGCGGAGATGCTGTTCTCCGTCTTTGCCGCCGACCTGCCGGAGGACACGCTGCTCTTCTGGTCCTTCGAAGCCTCGAACGGCATGAAGGGTGAGGGGCATCACGTCTCGGTCAACTACAAGGCTCTCGACCTTGAGGCCGCCGGCCTGACGCTCGACGTTTCGCCCCGCGACGACGGTGCCTTCGCCGTCAGCGCCTCCGCCACCGGCCTCGCTCTGCACGTCATGCTCGAGGCGGATGTCGCCGGCCGCTGGTCCGACAATGCCTTCGACCTGACGGCCGGCGAGCGCCGTACCGTCATCTTCACGCCGGCCGAACGTGGCGGCGCGATCCCCGAATTCCGCTGGCTCGACCTCCACTCCTGCCAGACGAATACCGAATAG
- a CDS encoding carbohydrate ABC transporter permease, whose translation MSNSEDASVADTVALKTGSEPWGAKPRRALSGRNIMLYGTLLVAAFYYLLPLYVMVVTSLKGMPEIRLGNIFSPPVEITLEPWAKAWATACTGLNCDGLSRGFWNSVRITVPSTLISIFVASVNGYALANWKFKGADIFFTILILGAFIPYQVMIYPIVIVLREMGIYGTLTGLVIVHTIFGMPILTLLFRNYFSSLPEELFKAARIDGAGFWQIYLRIMLPMSMPIFVVAMILQITGIWNDFLFGVVFTRPDTYPMTVQLNNIVNSVQGVKEYNVNMAATLLTGAVPLIVYFVSGRLFVRGIAAGAVKG comes from the coding sequence ATCTCGAATTCGGAGGACGCAAGCGTGGCTGATACCGTCGCCCTCAAGACCGGTTCCGAGCCGTGGGGCGCAAAGCCCCGCCGCGCTCTCTCCGGCCGCAACATCATGCTCTATGGCACGCTCCTCGTCGCCGCGTTCTACTACCTGCTGCCGCTCTACGTGATGGTCGTCACCTCGCTGAAGGGCATGCCGGAAATCCGCCTCGGCAACATCTTCTCGCCGCCGGTCGAAATCACGCTCGAGCCCTGGGCCAAGGCCTGGGCGACGGCCTGCACCGGCCTCAACTGCGACGGCCTTTCGCGCGGCTTCTGGAATTCCGTGCGCATCACCGTTCCCTCGACGCTGATCTCGATCTTCGTCGCCTCGGTCAACGGCTACGCGCTCGCCAACTGGAAGTTCAAGGGGGCCGATATCTTCTTCACCATCCTTATCCTCGGCGCCTTCATTCCCTATCAGGTGATGATCTATCCCATTGTCATCGTGCTCCGGGAAATGGGCATCTACGGCACGCTCACCGGCCTCGTCATCGTGCACACGATCTTCGGCATGCCGATCCTGACGCTGCTGTTCCGCAACTACTTCTCGTCCTTGCCGGAAGAGCTGTTCAAGGCGGCGCGTATCGACGGGGCGGGGTTCTGGCAGATCTACCTGCGCATCATGCTGCCCATGTCGATGCCGATCTTCGTCGTGGCGATGATCCTGCAGATCACCGGCATCTGGAACGACTTCCTCTTCGGCGTCGTCTTCACCCGGCCGGATACCTACCCGATGACCGTGCAGCTCAACAACATCGTCAACTCCGTGCAGGGGGTGAAGGAATACAACGTCAACATGGCCGCGACCCTGCTCACCGGCGCGGTTCCGCTCATCGTCTATTTCGTGTCGGGACGGCTCTTCGTCCGCGGCATCGCCGCCGGCGCAGTCAAGGGTTAA
- a CDS encoding sugar phosphate isomerase/epimerase family protein: protein MQTVSFQLYSARNFQPFAEVFRILADAGYKQVEGYSALYASLDDAAIQQVKADLDANGLTMPTAHFGLDMLEAEPDRVIAICRTLGIEAVYCPYLMPEERPTDAAGWRALGERLQKAGEPIRAAGLTFGWHNHDFEFFTLPDGTVPQDHLFEGGPDLAWEADIAWIIRGGADPFAWIKKYGSRITAVHVKDIAPKGENADEDGWADVGHGTVPWADLVKALAGSPVKHFIVEHDNPKDITRLATRSIATIKAF, encoded by the coding sequence ATGCAGACAGTCAGCTTCCAGCTCTACAGCGCCCGCAACTTTCAGCCCTTCGCCGAAGTGTTTCGCATCCTCGCCGACGCCGGCTACAAGCAGGTGGAGGGCTACAGCGCGCTTTATGCTTCGCTCGATGATGCGGCCATCCAGCAGGTGAAGGCCGATCTCGACGCCAACGGCCTGACCATGCCGACCGCCCATTTTGGCCTCGACATGCTGGAGGCCGAGCCGGACCGCGTGATCGCGATTTGCCGCACGCTCGGCATCGAGGCGGTTTATTGCCCCTATCTGATGCCCGAGGAGCGCCCGACGGATGCCGCCGGCTGGCGCGCGCTCGGCGAGCGCCTGCAAAAGGCGGGCGAGCCGATCCGCGCCGCAGGCCTCACCTTCGGCTGGCACAACCACGATTTCGAATTCTTCACGCTGCCTGACGGCACGGTGCCGCAGGATCATCTTTTCGAGGGCGGGCCGGACCTTGCCTGGGAGGCGGATATCGCCTGGATCATCCGCGGCGGTGCCGATCCCTTTGCGTGGATCAAGAAATACGGCAGCCGCATCACGGCCGTGCACGTCAAGGACATCGCGCCGAAGGGCGAGAATGCCGACGAGGACGGCTGGGCCGATGTCGGCCACGGCACCGTTCCGTGGGCCGATCTTGTCAAGGCACTCGCCGGCTCGCCGGTCAAACACTTCATCGTCGAGCATGACAATCCGAAGGACATCACCCGGCTTGCCACCCGCTCCATCGCGACCATCAAGGCATTCTGA